The genomic segment AGTTCTCCGACCTGCTGGCGACCACGTTGCGTACGGTGGATTCGGGCCGCAACCACCTGCGGGGTCCGGTGCCCGCGGCCACGCGCCCGCCCGCCTACGATTACCAGGCACAGTGAGCTGTTCACTCGCGTAGGCTTGGTGGAACGAGGTCGGCGCTCTCCGCCCCGTCGGGGGTCGACGAGTGGTGTGCCCGGCCTCGGCATTGCTCACCCACCGCGATTTCGAGAAAGCTCCGATGTCTGACGAGAGTTCCAGCCCGCAGCGCGCCGCCGCGCGCAATCCGTGGCTGTTCGACACCCATGAACTGGGCCGCCGACCGGGTTCCAGCCTGCCGTTGCGGCGTGACCTGACGGTCGAGACGGCGCTGGGGGTTCCCGACGTCGTCGAGGTGACCGTGGGGTCGACGATCACCGTGGACCTGCTGGCGGAGTCCGTGGTCGAAGGCATCCTGATGAGCGGCACCGCGACCGCGCACACCGAGGGGCAGTGCTCGCGCTGCCTCGACCCGGTGGCCGACGACCTCGAGGTGAGTGTCACCGAGTTGTTCGCCTACCCGGAGTCCACGACCGACGAGACCACGGAGGAAGACGAGGTCAGTCGCATTGTCGACGACTGGATCGACCTGGAGCCGATGGTCCGCGACGCCGTGGTTCTGGCGCTGCCGCTCGCGCCGCTGTGCAGCGAGGACTGCGCCGGACTGTGTTCGGGTTGCGGCGTGAAGTGGGCCGATCTCGAGCCCGGTCACGGGCATGAGACCATAGACCCTCGGTGGGCCGCGCTGGTGCAGCGCTTGGAGGACACTCCGGGTGGCGACACGGCGAGCGGCTCCGACCGGTAAGCCTGCCGGGCAGTCGCCCGGCGTAGTTCGCAAGACCGCTCGCATGCCGCGAGCAGACCTGTGTGAGGAGACCCAGCCGTGGCCGTCCCCAAGCGGAAGATGTCGCGTTCCAACACTCGCTCGCGCCGCTCGCAGTGGAAGGCTAGCCCGGTACAGCTGGTGGCCTGCCAGAACCGCGCCTGCCGTCAGCCGAAGCCGCAGCACGTCGCCTGCCCGCACTGTGGCCAGTACGCCGGCCGTCAGGTTGTCGAGCCGGCGTAAGGTCGGTCGGAATGGGGGGTAAGTCGCCTAGCGGACCGGCAGCCGATCCCGCATCCCTTCTCGACGCACTCGGTGTCCACCTGGACAGCGAGCTGCTGACCCTCGCCCTCACCCACCGCTCGTACGCCTACGAGAACGGGGGGCTCCCGCCGAACGAACGGTTGGAGTTCCTCGGCGACGCGGTGCTGGGTCTCGTGGTGACCGACCACCTGTACCGGCAGCACCCGGACCTGCCCGAAGGGCAGCTGGCGAAGTTGCGGGCCAGCGTGGTCAACATGCACGCGCTGGCCGGTGTGGCGAGGACTCTCGGTGAAGGCGGGCTCGGTGCCCACCTGCTGCTCGGTAAGGGGGAAGAACTCACCGGCGGCAGGGACAAGGCCAGCATCCTCGCGGACGGCCTGGAGGCCGTGATCGGTGCCGTCTATCTCGCGCACGGCATCGAGACCGCGCGGTCGCTGGTGCACCGCATGTTCGGCAGGTTGCTCGACGAGGCGCCGCGCCGTGGAGCGGGCCTGGACTGGAAGACCAGTCTTCAGGAGCTCACCGCGTCGTCGGGTCTCGGCGTGCCCGAGTACAAGGTGGCCGACACCGGTCCCGACCACCGCAAGGAGTTCAGCGCGGTGGTCCTCGTGGGTGGCCGTGACCTGGGACACGGGGACGGCACCACGAAGAAGGAAGCGGAGCAGAAGGCCGCCGAAGCGGCCTGGCGCGCGCTCGACCAGGAGTTGGCCGCGGACGGGCAGGCCGGGGAACAGGCGGAGTAGTCGCGTGCCCGAGTTGCCCGAGGTCGAGGTGGTGCGCTCCGGCCTCGAAGCTCACGTCGTGGGGCGCACGGTGGCCTCGGTGGAGGTTCTGCACCCGAGGGCCATCCGGCGCCACGTGCCGGGTGAGGCGGATTTCGTCGGCCGCCTCACCGGCGCGAAGATCACCGCCACGCGTCGGCGTGGCAAGTACCTGTGGTTCGATCTCGCCGATGGCTCCGCCGTGCTGGCCCATCTCGGGATGAGCGGTCAGATGCTCGTGCAGCCGCGTGACGCGGCGGACGAGAAGCACCTGCGGGTACGGATCCGATTCACCGACGACGGGCCGGAGCTGAGGTTCGTCGACCAGCGCACGTTCGGTGGCCTGTCGGTGTCGGAACTCGTCGAGGTCGACGGCACGGTGGTGCCGTCGACGGTCGCCCACATCGCGCGCGACCCGATGGATCCGTTGTTCGACGTCGACGCTGCGGCTCGTGCCTTGCGGGCTCGGCGCACCGAGGTCAAACGCGCGTTGCTCGACCAGACGTTGGTGTCCGGGGTCGGCAACATCTACGCCGACGAGGCGTTGTGGCGGGTGCAGCTGCACTGGGCACGCCCCACGGACCGGCTCACTGCGGCGCAGGCGCGTAGCGTGCTCACCGCGGCGGCCGATGTCATGGCGGAGGCGCTTCTGGTGGGGGGCACGTCGTTCGACGCGCTCTACGTCAACGTCAACGGTGAGTCGGGCTACTTCTCGCGTTCGCTCGACGCCTACGGCCGTGAGGGCGAGCCGTGCCGGCGCTGCGGTTCGCCGATCGTGCGCGAGGCGTTCATGAACCGTTCGTCGTTCAGCTGTCCGCGTTGCCAGCCGAAGCCGCGAGCGCGGCGGCGTTAGTCGCCTTCGTCGTCGTCCACCGGGTCACGAGGCCGCTCACTCCGCAGTGAGGCGCCTTTCCGTGTGCGCCGTCTCCACGCGAAATCCCATCCCAGCTGCCGACAGCAGAACAGTTTTATGCACACTACTGTGCAATGCGTGGTACTGTCCGTTGCGCAAGGAGGGAGCGCCGGTGGAGACGAGTCAACTGCTGAAGGGCGTGCTCGACCTCGCGGTACTGGCGGTGCTGCGCCACGACGACGGCTACGGCTACGACGTGGTGCGGCGATTGCGGCAGGCCGGGTTGGACGACGTCGGTGACGCGTCGGTGTACGGCACGTTGCGGCGGCTGTACAAGGCCGGACTGCTCACCACGTACGTCGTGGCGAGCGAGGAGGGCCCTCACCGCAAGTACTACGGACTGAACGAGCTGGGTCGCGAGCGGCTCGCGGGCTCGGTGAAGACCTGGCGCGGTTTTGCGGCCACGATGGAGCGCCTGTTGGGAGAGAACTCATGACCGCACACACTCATCCCGTCGTCCGTGCCTACCTGGCTCGCGTGCGGACGGCGTTGTCCGACCTGCCCTCGGCGGAGATCGACGAGATCGTCGAGGACGTCCGCCCTCACCTCGCGGAGCTCGTCGACAGTCTGGGGGACCGGGCGAGCGTCGCCGCGATGACCGAGGAACTCGGTGAGCCGGAGAGCTACGCCGCCGAGGTCCGCGCGGCGGGGGAGTACCCGCCCGCGCCGAACGAGAGCGCGCGTGCCGAGAAGCCGCGCACGGCGCTCGCCCGGGCCGTCCTGGCGGGGCTGCTCGCGGCCACGATCTGCGCGGCCGCCACGGGAATGGTGCTGGCAGTCGACCTCACCGGCGACGACGCGCTGCCGTTGCTGGCGCTCACCATCGTGCTCGTGGGCGGCGCGGCCGGTTATCTCGTCGTCCGGGGAACGCAGGACCTGCGGGCCCTGCCCGAGGTCCGCAAGCTCGCGGAACTGCGTGGCGCCAAGAACGCGGCGTCGCGCGGTGTGCGACTCCTGCAGATGCTCAATCCCGTGTGGTGGGTGGTGTCGGCGGCGCTGCTGGGACTGCTCGCCGTCGCCTCCGCCGTCGGGCAGAGTTCCGGCATCCTCGCGCTGGTGATCCTGCTGGCGCTGGCCGGGATCGCGCTGTGGGCGGGGCCGAAGGCCGCGCGGGACCTGCGGTGGGTGGCGGTGGTGGTGCCGCTGTCGGCTCTGGTGGTGGGCTCCGGACTCGGTACGGCGGGCTACGTCCTCCAGAACGTCGGTGACGACGACCCGTACGCCGACGAGCTGCACTACGCCTACGCCACCCAGAACGTCGCGGACGACGGCTCACCGGCGCTGTACTACGGCTCGCGGCAGGTGGAGAACCTGTACGTGTTCGACTCCGAAGGCAAACCGCTCACCGACGTCTACGTCTACGGCGAGGACGGCAGCCCCGTCCTGATGCCGCGGTACGGGTGCGACCCGCACGCCCAGACGAAGATCCAGACGGGGAAGGACAACAAGTTCCCGCGTCCGCACATCGAGCAGGGCGGGTACGACGAGTTCGGCACCGTGAACGGCTACAACGTCTCCCGGCCGTTCTGCCACGAGATCGACGAGGTGCCGTTCACGGTGGCCGTGCCCGGGGGCGAGTGAGCGCCGCGTCAGAACCCGCGAGCGCTCATCGCCAGCTGGGCGAGCAGGTCGCGGCCACTCTCGGCGTTGCGGGGCTGGCACAGCACGTCGTAACGGCTGGCGACCAGCTGACTGTGCGAGACGAAGTCGCGGCGTCCGCGCGTCGCGGCGTAGCCCGCGGCCGAGAAGGCCATCCCGAACGCGACACCGGAGACGAGGCCGATCAGGATGGGGGCGAGTCCGGCACCGGGGGTGAAGAAGCTGAGCAGCAGCCCGACGAACAGACCGAACCAGGCGCCGGACATCGCACCGCTGAGGAGCACCTTGCCCCAGGTCAGTCGGGCGGAGACCCGTTCGACGAGAAGCGGGTCGACACCGACGATGGTGACGTCCTGTACCGGGAAGTCCTTGTCCGCGAGGTGGTCGACGGCGCGCTGCGCCTCCGCGTAGCTGTTGTACGAGGCGATCGGCCAGCCCGTGGGCATGGTCGGCAGCTGCGGCGTCTGCTGCGTGGTGGAGAACGCCGTGCGGGAGAACGCGTGGGTCATGCTTCCTTCACCTCTGGTGAGACACTGTCGTGCTCTTCACTAGTTCCAACGTCGGAAACCAGTGAAACAGTGCCCGAAGGGTCCCAATTCACAGGCCGTTCTCAGGTGGGACGAGGGTGGACCCGACGCCGGTCGCGGTCAGACCGCGGCCACGCCGGCGCGGAAGCCGTTGGTGCCGTGCATGCCGGAGAGCCCGTTCGGTGAACCGGCGTGCAGCCACTTGCCGAAGTGACGCACGGAGAACAACTCGTCGAGCACCATGTAGGCGGCGCCGACCAGCCCGCCTTCCTCGCCGAGGCGCGCCTTCTCGATGCGAAGCTCGCGTGTGGACAGCGGCAGGGAACGGCGGTAGATCGTCTCGCGGATCGTGGCGAGGAACAGGTCCCCCGCGCCGGCGATCTTTCCCCCGAGCAGGATCGTCGAGGGGTTGTAGAAGTTCACCATCGTGGCGAGCATGGCGCCGATGCGCCGGCCGGCGTTGACCATGAGCTGCACCGCGTGGTGGTCTCCCGCGCCCGCGGCGGCGGTGACGTCGGCGGCCGTGATCGTTCCCTGGGCGTTCAGGACGGCGGCCAGTGCCGGGCTCTCGCCGGAGCGAGCCAGCTCCTCGCCGTCCCTGGCCAGCGCGGCACCTCCGGCGACGGCTTCGAGGCACCCGGTCTTGCCGCACCGGCAGACCACGGAACTGTCGTCGGACACGGCGGCGTGGCCGATGTCGCCCGCGCAACCCTGCGCGCCCCGGTGGAGCTGCCCGCCGTGGCTGATGCCCGCACCGATGCCCGTTCCGATCTTGACGTACAGCAGGTCACCCAGTTCGCCGGGCAGGCCGGGAGTGCGGAGCTCACCGAGACACAGCAGGTTCACCTCGTTGTCCACCCAGACCGGGGCGTCGTAGTGCGCGACGAGACGTTCGCGCACCGGGTAGTTGTTCCACCCCGGCATGATCGGCGGTTCCGAGGGCCGCGCGGTGGCGAACTCCACGGGACCGGGCAGCCCGAGGCCGATTCCCCAGACGTCCTTCGGCGTGTCGCCGAGCTCGGCCAGCAGCGTGTCGAGCGTCGCCTCGACCTCCGTCAGCACGGGGTCGGGGCCTCGCGCGATGTCGCAGTCGCGGTGCGTCATGGTGAGCACCGTGCCCATCAGGTCGGTGACGCCGGCGGTGAAGCTGGTGGCGCCGAGTTCCGCGGTGAGCAGGCGCCCGGCGTTCTTGCGGAACCGCAGCGTGCGAGCCTGACGGCCACCCGTCGACGGGTTGAGCTCGCCCTCTTCCAAGAGCCCTGCGTCGAGGAGCGTGGTGGTGCGTTGGGTGATGGCCGTGCGGCCGAGCCCGGTGCGCTGACTCAGCGCGGGCCGCGTGTCGGCGGCGCCGCTGCGCACGAGATCGAGGAGGCGTGTGTAGCTCTCCAGCAGCTCGGGACTGGGCTCTTCCACCGCGGACCCCCTTATGTCTGAGTCCCCCCATCATATATCTGAAACCGCACAACTTCTGTTTGCTTCAGACATTAGAGGGTAGATCGAAATCCTAAGGATGGCATTTCGCTTCTCAGCTTGGGTGGCAGGGGCCACAATTGTCAGCAGTGGCTAGGCCGTTCGAGTGGCGAACGCGCCACGGACTGATGACGTCAGGACGTGGAGGTAGCCGTCCCGGACGGCTGGGCCGTCGATGTCGCGCCGGTCGTCGACGTGTCACTGCGCTGCTCCGTGCTCGACGGCGCGCCCGCAGGGGAGGAGCTTCCCGCGGGCGGCGAGGTGCCGTCGGACGGGTTGGGAGTCGACGGCTCCGGCTCCGGGTCCGTGGGGTCGGGCTCGGGATCGGGCTCCGAGGGGGCGGAGTCCGAAGGCTCTGGAGGGTCGGTCGGGTTCGGGCCGGGGTCGTCCGTCGGGCCGGTCGGCTCGGGCTTGGTGCTGCCACCGCCGCCGTTGTCGGAGCTCCGCGTCGGCTGGCTCGGCGACGGCGTGTGCACCGTGGTGTGGCGGGTGCCGTTCTCGTCGGTGGTGATCACCGTGGTCGGCGTCTCCGACGTGGCGGAGATCGAACCGGTGACGGCGACGCCGTCGATCACGACGGTCGTCTCGGCGGGTTCGGCCTGACCGGGCACGATCTCCGCCGGTTCGCCGCCTCCCGACGAGCGGCCCGTCTGCGTGGTCTGCGTGTTCCCGGTGCTCTCGGGCTGGACGATCTGCGCGACCGCCGCGAACGCCGTGCACAGCGCGAGGCCACTGGCGGCGAGGGCGAGATAGCCGGTGCGGTGCAGCCGTCCTGCGGACTCGCGGGGCGGCGCGACCTGGTCGCGTGGTTGCTGCCCTGGCGAGGTGGTCATGCGACTCCTTCGGAGATGCGTCGAGCCCCCGAGTGTTCGCGCGGCACAGTATCACCGGCTGGGAACGGGTCGCGAACGAGCTCACCCACGCGATCCGACGCCTCGCGCGAGGTCGGAGTGCGCGACGATGAACGGGTGACGGGTGAAACGGAGACGGTGCGACTGACGGCGTGGGTGCACGGGATGGTGCAGGGTGTGGGTTTCCGCTGGTGGACCAGGAGTCGCGCGCTGGAGCTGGGCCTGGTCGGGCGGGCGACGAACCTCCCGGACGGGCGGGTGGAGGTCGTGGCCGAGGGCCCGCGCCCGGCCTGCGAGCGGTTGCTGAGCGCACTCCGCTCGGGAGAATCACCCGGTCGAGTGGACCACGTGGCGGAGCTGTGGGCGTCTCCGCGCGGCGGCCTCACGGGCTTCGTCGAACGCTGATCCCCTGGCCCCCCGACGTGGCGTTTCCCGGACAGCGCACGTTCCGGGCGGAGGGTGCCACGCCGACGCCCGCCTACCACGACCACGACGTGCTCGCCGGTAACATCAGCCGATCGGACAGCGAGTACCGGGGAGAACACGGCCCGAGGGAGTCGCCCCGAGGTCGGTCGGTACGGGAGTCGCAACGGGAAAGGTCTACACCGCGTGCACCTGAAAAGCTTGACGCTCAAGGGCTTCAAGTCCTTCGCGTCGGCGACCACCCTGCGGTTCGAGCCGGGCATCACGTGCGTCGTCGGCCCCAACGGTTCCGGTAAGTCCAACGTGCTCGACGCGCTGCGCTGGGTGATGGGGACGCAGGGCGCCAAGGATCTGCGGGGCGGCAAGATGGAGGACGTCATCTTCGCCGGCACCGCGGGCCGCGCCCCGCTCGGCCGTGCCGAGGTGACGCTCACGATCGACAACGCCGACGGCGCGCTGCCCATCGAGTACACCGAGGTGTCGATCACGCGCCGCATGTACCGCGACGGCGCGAGCGAGTACGAGATCAACGGCAGCACGTGCCGCCTGCTCGACATCCAGGAACTGCTGTCCGACTCCGGTATCGGCCGCGAGATGCACGTCATCGTGGGGCAGGGACAGCTGTCGGAGATCCTGCAGGCCAAGCCCGAGGAACGCCGCGCCTTCATCGAGGAGGCGGCCGGGGTGCTCAAGCACCGCAAGCGCAAGGAGAAGGCGCTCCGCAAGCTCACCGCGATGCAGGCCAACCTCGATCGCCTCAACGACCTCACCGCCGAGCTGCGCCGTCAGCTGAAGCCGCTGGGCAAGCAGGCGGCGATCGCGCGCCGGGCGCAGGCGGTGCAGGCGGAGCTGCGGGACGCGAAGCTGCGGCTCTACGCCGACGACCTGGTGACGCAGCGCCGGGACATCGAGAAGGACGAAGCCGACGAGAAAGCCGCCCGGGAACGCCGCGCCGAGGTGGAGCAGACGCTGGAGTTCGTCGTCTCCGAACAGACGGAGCTGGAGGCGACGCTCGCCGAGGACGCGCCGAAGCTGACCGCCGCACAGGACACCTGGTACAAGCTGTCCGCACTGGCCGAGCGGCTGCGGGGCACCGTGCGTCTCGCGGCGGAGCGTCGGCGGCATCTGTCGGCCGAGGTGGACACCGGCGGGACGGGCCGCGATCCGGAGGAGCTGCTCGCCGAGGCGGAGCGGGTCGCCGAGCGGGAAGCCGAACTGACGGAGGCGGTCTCCGAGGCCCGTGCCCTGCTCGCCGAGGTGGTGGAGCGGCGCGAACACCTCGAACAGGTCGTGCAGGCGGCCGAACGCGCGCATCTCGCCGCCGTGCGGGCGATCGCCGACCGTCGCGAGGGGATCGCCAAGCTGTCGGGCCAGGTGGAGGCCCTGCGGAGCAAGAGCAGCGCCACTGCCGAGGAGATCGAGCGACTGAGCAGCGGCATCGCCGACGCGGTCGCCCGGGCCGAGGCCGCCGCCGAGAGCGTGGAGGAAGCCCGCGCCGAGGGCGGGGTCGAGGACTCCGACGACGAGAGTCTGCGGGAACGGCACGACCAGGCGGTGGAGGCCCACAAGGCCGCGAAGGCCAGGGTCGAGGAGCTGGTCAAGGCCGAGCGCGCCGCGGAACGTGAGATCGCGTCGGAGAAGGCGCGGGTCGACGCGCTCTCCATGGGACTGGCGCGCAAGGACGGTGCGGGAGCCCTGCTCGGCGCCGCCGACGACGTCGCGGGGCTGCTCGGTTCCGTGGCCGCCCTGCTGACCGTGGACCCCGGCTACGAGGTCGCGCTCGCGGCCGCGTTGGGACCGGTGGCCGACGCCGTGGCGGTGGCGCAGGGTGACAACGCCGTCGCCGCGTTGCGTTTCCTCAAGGACAACGACGCCGGACGCGCGGGGCTGCTGGTCGGTGGCCCCGCGACGGCGAGCGACCCGGCGAGCTGGCCGGTGCTGCCCGCGGACGCGCGCTGGGCTCGCGAGGTGGTCGCCGCCCCGGAGGCGTTGCGGCCCGCCGTGGAACACGCGCTCGACCGGGTCGCCGTCGTGCCCTCGCTCGACGACGCCCGCCGGCTGGTGGGGGCGTATCCGGAGGTCACGGCCGTCACGAGTGACGGCGACGTGTTGGGCACGCACTGGGCCACCGGCGGTTCGGCGCGCGACGAGAGCGTCATCGAGGTGCAGGCCGCGGTCGACGAGGCGCAGGACCGGCTCGTCGAGGCCGAACGCGCCTTCGAACGCACCGCGGCCGAACTCGAGGGGGCCCGCGCCGAGCAGCAGGCGCGCCGGGCCGAACTGGAGCAGGCCAAGGAAGCCGTCAACGAGGGCAGGGTCCGCAGGGCCCGCTCGGCGGAACGCCTGTCCAGCCTGGAGAAGGCCGCCCGCTCCGCGCAGGCGGAGGTCGAGCGCCTCACCGCGCAGCGCGCGAAGGTGGAGAGCACCCGCGAGACCGTCCTCGCGCAGTTGGCGGAACTGGAGGAGCGGCTCGCCGCGATCTCCGACCAACCGGTGGACGAGGACGTCGACACGAGCGAACGCGACGAGGCGGTCGAGGCTCTGGCGGAGGTGCGGCAGGAGGAGATGGACGCCCGCCTCGGCCTGCGCACCGCCGAGGAACGCGCCAGGAGCCTCGCGGGCAAGGCCGATTCGCTGCGGCGCGCTGCCGAGGCGGAACGCCAGGCGCGGGAGCGGGCGGAGAAGGCGCGTCGCGCACGCGAGCGGGGCGCGGCCATCGCGGCGGCCGTCGTGGAGGGTGGTGAAGCCGCGCTCGACCGCATCGAGGGGTCGCTGCAGCGGGCCGCCGCGGAACGCGACGCCATCCAGGCCCGCCGCGAGCACACCGAGCAGGCGCTGAGCCAGGTGCGCAACCGGGTGCGGGAGCTGACGGTGGAACTGGAGAAGCTCACCGACGCCGTGCACCGCGACGAGGTGCAGCGAGCCGAACAGCGACTGCGCCTCGAACAGCTCGAAGCCCGGATCACCGAGGAGTTCGGCATCGCGCTGGACGACCTCGTGGCCGAGTACGGGCCGGACGTGCCCGTGCCGCCCGGCCCGGGCGAGGTGGCCGAGTACGAGGCCGCCAAGGAACGCGGTGAGACGGTGATGGCTCCGCAGCCGATCCCGTACGACCGGGACACGCAGGCCCGGCGGGCCAAGCGGGCCGAGCGCGACCTCGCCCAGCTGGGCAAGGTCAACCCGTTGGCGCTGGAGGAGTTCGCCGCGCTGGAGGAGCGCTACAAGTTCCTGTCCACCCAGCTGGAGGATCTGAAGGACACCCGCAAGGACCTGCTGACGGTCGTCAAGGAGGTCGACGACAAGATCCTGGAGGTCTTCACCGAGGCCTACCACGACGTGGCGCGGGAGTTCGAGACCGTGTTCTCCGTCCTCTTCCCCGGCGGGGAGGGGCGCATGGTGCTGACCGAGCCCGACGACATGCTCACCACGGGCGTCGACGTGGAGGCGAGGCCGCCGGGGAAGAAGGTCAAGCGGCTGTCCCTGCTCTCCGGTGGCGAGAAGTCGCTCGTGGCGGTGGCGATGCTCGTGGCGATCTTCCGCGCGAGGCCGTCGCCGTTCTACGTGATGGACGAGGTCGAGGCCGCCCTCGACGACACCAACATGCGCAGGCTGATCGGGCTGCTCGAACAGCTGCGCGAGAGCTCGCAGCTCATCATCATCACCCACCAGAAGCCCACGATGGAGATCGCCGACGCGCTCTACGGCGTCAGCATGCAGGGTGACGGCATCACGAAGGTGATCTCGCAGCGCCTGCGCGCACCCGACGCGGTGGAGCAGCCGGCGTAGGAGCGCACCGCACGCACGTCCGGACCCGGGTGAACCGAGCGAATCCGTCCGAGGGGACCCGTCGGAGCGGAGTGATCTGCGACGATGCCCCGCATGATCGAGCAGACAGAGCAGGGTTGGCCGACGGGTGACCCACGCCGGTTCTTCGACGTTCCGATCGACCCGGCGCACCTGCGGGCCAGCAGCCCGAACGTCTACCGGCGGGCGTGGCGCCTGACGACCGGCGTCGTGCTCGGCAGCGGGTTGCTGTTGCTCGGCATCTGGGCGATCGCCGTCGGCATGCGCGGGGTCGAGGTGTCGTGGGTGTCGATGGTGGCGGGTGTGCTGGCGGTGCCGCTGGGAGTGGGCCTGTTCCTGCGCGGGCTGATGGCGAGCAACGCGGCCAAGCCGTACCGCGGTGGGCAGCTCGTCCCCGGGCTCGTCGTGGAGCAGGCCGACGCCGACGTGCAGGTGCTCGTCCTCGCCGACACCTCGCGGGATCCGGTGGCTCCACCGGCGTTCGCCTACCGCCTGATGAGTTTCACCGCGCGGGAGGGCACCCGCTTCGTGCCGGGACAGCCCGTGCCGTGCGTGGCGCACGGGTTCGTCGCCGCGCCGTGGAGCAAGGTGTGGTGGAGCTTCGACGCCTCGCCCGTCGAGTGGGCGTCGTCGGACCCCGACGTCGTCGACGCGGCGGCCAGGGCGATCCCGCGGGCGGAGTGGAACCTGGTGCTGGCGGGCACGGAACGGGTCGCCGACCTGCGCCGACGTCTCTCGCGGGTGACGCGGATCGACGAGGCGACCGTGCCGGAGGAGTTGCGCCGTCCCCGGACGCGGATGGGGGTGCCCGTGGAGTGGCAACCCGACGGCCGGGCCCGGTTCGTCGGCTCGGTCGGGCACACCGTGACCCCGGTGGACGCGGCGGACTCGACCGTGGAGCTCCCCGCGGAGCCGACCCCGGAGTCACCGACGACCACGGCGTGAGAAAGGGCCGGGCACCAGTGCGGTGCCCGGCCCCTTCCAGCCGATCGGCAGAGCCGATCTCGCGGCCGTTACGCGGTTTCCTTGACCTGCTCCACCTCGTCGGGCCCGGCCTCGGCCGGGTTGCGCAGCGACAGCAGACCGCCGACCACGAGCGTCACGACGACACCGAGCGGCACGTACCACGGGAAGGCCAGCCCGGCCTCCTCACCGTCGACGGTGAACGTCACGGCGAGGATGAACACGGCCGCCACGACGATCGTGGCCACGAACGCGATGATCGCGTCGGCCTGGCGGGCCCGCTTCACGAGGATGCCGAGGGCGAACGCACCCAGCAGCGCGCCGTAGGTGTAGCTGGCGATGCTCAGCCCGACCTCGACCACCGGCTGGTCGGTGCTGGTGAACATCGACGCGAAGATCACGAACACACCCGCCCAGATCAGCGTCCACAGCTTCGCCTGCTTGAGCACGACCGCGTCGGGCAGTTCCTTCTTCGTGATCCGCTGGTAGATGTCGCTCACGGTGGACGTCGACAGCGAGTTCAGCGACGACGAGATCGTGCTCATCGCGGCGGCCAGGATGCCCGCGATCAGCAGGCCCGAGAGCCCGGCGGGCAGCTGCTCGACGATGAACTTCGGGAACAGCTCGTCGTTGGACTGCAGACCCATCGAGGCCGGGTCGGCGCCGTCGTAGAACGACCACAGCATCGCGCCGACCAGCAGGAAGAGTGCGAACTGGAAGAACACCACCACGCCGCTGGCGATCACGGCCTTCTGACTGTCGCGCACGTTCTTGCAGGCCAGCAGGCGCTGCACCATCAGCTGGTCGGAGCCGTGGGAGGCCATCGCGAACAGCGCACCACCCACCACGGCGGTGATGAACGCGTACTGGTTGGTGATGACGTTGGACGAGAAGTCGAAGACCTGGAACTTGCCCTCGTCGCCGAGCGAGCCGAACCAGCCGTCGGGCAGCTTGCCCGCGAGGAGGAAGACGGCGGCCACCGCGCCGAGGCAGTAGATGCCCATCTGGACCACGTCCACCCAGATGACCGCCTTGATGCCGCCGAGGTAGGTGTAGATGACGGCGACCACGGCGATGGCGGCGATGATCACCCAGTAGTCGACGTCGAGGCCGAGCGCGGCGAGCACCATTTTGACCGGGATCGCGGTGGCGAACAGCCGGACACCGTCGGCGAGCAGGCGTGTCACCAG from the Saccharomonospora azurea NA-128 genome contains:
- the rpmF gene encoding 50S ribosomal protein L32 is translated as MAVPKRKMSRSNTRSRRSQWKASPVQLVACQNRACRQPKPQHVACPHCGQYAGRQVVEPA
- the rnc gene encoding ribonuclease III, with amino-acid sequence MGGKSPSGPAADPASLLDALGVHLDSELLTLALTHRSYAYENGGLPPNERLEFLGDAVLGLVVTDHLYRQHPDLPEGQLAKLRASVVNMHALAGVARTLGEGGLGAHLLLGKGEELTGGRDKASILADGLEAVIGAVYLAHGIETARSLVHRMFGRLLDEAPRRGAGLDWKTSLQELTASSGLGVPEYKVADTGPDHRKEFSAVVLVGGRDLGHGDGTTKKEAEQKAAEAAWRALDQELAADGQAGEQAE
- the mutM gene encoding bifunctional DNA-formamidopyrimidine glycosylase/DNA-(apurinic or apyrimidinic site) lyase; protein product: MPELPEVEVVRSGLEAHVVGRTVASVEVLHPRAIRRHVPGEADFVGRLTGAKITATRRRGKYLWFDLADGSAVLAHLGMSGQMLVQPRDAADEKHLRVRIRFTDDGPELRFVDQRTFGGLSVSELVEVDGTVVPSTVAHIARDPMDPLFDVDAAARALRARRTEVKRALLDQTLVSGVGNIYADEALWRVQLHWARPTDRLTAAQARSVLTAAADVMAEALLVGGTSFDALYVNVNGESGYFSRSLDAYGREGEPCRRCGSPIVREAFMNRSSFSCPRCQPKPRARRR
- a CDS encoding PadR family transcriptional regulator, coding for METSQLLKGVLDLAVLAVLRHDDGYGYDVVRRLRQAGLDDVGDASVYGTLRRLYKAGLLTTYVVASEEGPHRKYYGLNELGRERLAGSVKTWRGFAATMERLLGENS
- a CDS encoding DUF1700 domain-containing protein, with the protein product MTAHTHPVVRAYLARVRTALSDLPSAEIDEIVEDVRPHLAELVDSLGDRASVAAMTEELGEPESYAAEVRAAGEYPPAPNESARAEKPRTALARAVLAGLLAATICAAATGMVLAVDLTGDDALPLLALTIVLVGGAAGYLVVRGTQDLRALPEVRKLAELRGAKNAASRGVRLLQMLNPVWWVVSAALLGLLAVASAVGQSSGILALVILLALAGIALWAGPKAARDLRWVAVVVPLSALVVGSGLGTAGYVLQNVGDDDPYADELHYAYATQNVADDGSPALYYGSRQVENLYVFDSEGKPLTDVYVYGEDGSPVLMPRYGCDPHAQTKIQTGKDNKFPRPHIEQGGYDEFGTVNGYNVSRPFCHEIDEVPFTVAVPGGE
- a CDS encoding general stress protein; the encoded protein is MTHAFSRTAFSTTQQTPQLPTMPTGWPIASYNSYAEAQRAVDHLADKDFPVQDVTIVGVDPLLVERVSARLTWGKVLLSGAMSGAWFGLFVGLLLSFFTPGAGLAPILIGLVSGVAFGMAFSAAGYAATRGRRDFVSHSQLVASRYDVLCQPRNAESGRDLLAQLAMSARGF
- a CDS encoding acylphosphatase — its product is MVQGVGFRWWTRSRALELGLVGRATNLPDGRVEVVAEGPRPACERLLSALRSGESPGRVDHVAELWASPRGGLTGFVER
- a CDS encoding ROK family protein, which gives rise to MEEPSPELLESYTRLLDLVRSGAADTRPALSQRTGLGRTAITQRTTTLLDAGLLEEGELNPSTGGRQARTLRFRKNAGRLLTAELGATSFTAGVTDLMGTVLTMTHRDCDIARGPDPVLTEVEATLDTLLAELGDTPKDVWGIGLGLPGPVEFATARPSEPPIMPGWNNYPVRERLVAHYDAPVWVDNEVNLLCLGELRTPGLPGELGDLLYVKIGTGIGAGISHGGQLHRGAQGCAGDIGHAAVSDDSSVVCRCGKTGCLEAVAGGAALARDGEELARSGESPALAAVLNAQGTITAADVTAAAGAGDHHAVQLMVNAGRRIGAMLATMVNFYNPSTILLGGKIAGAGDLFLATIRETIYRRSLPLSTRELRIEKARLGEEGGLVGAAYMVLDELFSVRHFGKWLHAGSPNGLSGMHGTNGFRAGVAAV
- a CDS encoding YceD family protein gives rise to the protein MSDESSSPQRAAARNPWLFDTHELGRRPGSSLPLRRDLTVETALGVPDVVEVTVGSTITVDLLAESVVEGILMSGTATAHTEGQCSRCLDPVADDLEVSVTELFAYPESTTDETTEEDEVSRIVDDWIDLEPMVRDAVVLALPLAPLCSEDCAGLCSGCGVKWADLEPGHGHETIDPRWAALVQRLEDTPGGDTASGSDR